GGCGCCGGGGGCGCGACGCCTGGCCAGACCGGTCCCCTGGGCTTCCCTGAAGCGACTGGGCCGGCTGGGCTGGGCGACCGTTGCCAATCTTTTCCCCCGTGCGCCTCAGACGCGAAAACACCGCGCGCATTGATGGATGCGCGCAGTGTTCTGTCTCGTTCGGCTGGCCGCCGCCCGCCCCGGCCCCTGAAGGGCGGGCGGCCGGGGCGTTCAAATCCTTTTACCGGCCGCCCTTGGTCCAGGAATCCTTGAGCGCCACCGAGCGGTTGAACACCCGCTTGGCCGCGGTCGAATCCCTGTCCACGCAGAAGTAACCCAGCCGCTCGAACTGGACGTTTTCGCCGACGGCAATGTCGGCCAGAGCCGGTTCGATGAGCGCGTTTTCGATGACCTCAAGGGAATCGGGGTTGAGCGAGTCCTTGAAATCGCCTTTGCCCTCGGACGGGTTTTCCTTGGTGAAAAGCCGGTCGTAGAGGCGCACCTCGGCCGGCAGGGCATGGGCGGCCGAAACCCAGTGGATGGTGCCCTTGACCTTGCGGCCGTCGTCGGACCAGCCGCCCTTGGTGGCCGGGTCGTGGGTGCAGCGCAGTTCCGTCACCTCGCCGGTGGCCGGGTCTTTGATCACCGCGGTGCAGGTCACGTAGTAGGCGTGGCGCAGGCGGACCTCGGCCCCCGGGGCCAGCCGGAACCATTTCTTGGCCGGCGTTTCCATGAAGTCGTCGCGTTCGACATAGAGCTCGCGGGTAAAGGGCACGGTGCGCGCCCCCATGGACTCGTCCTCGGGGTGGTAGGGGAAGTGGATGTCCTCCACCTTGCCCTCGGGATAGTTCTCGATGACGAGCTTGAGCGGCCGCAGCACGGCCATGAGCCGCTTGGCCCGGCGGTTTAAATCCTCGCGCAGGCAGTGTTCCAAAAGGGCCATGTCCACCTGGCTGTCGGCCTTGGACACGCCGATGCGCTCGCAGAAATCCCGCATGGCTTCGGGGGTGTACCCCCGGCGGCGGATGCCGCTTAAGGTCGGCAGGCGGGGGTCGTCCCAGCCGGATACCGCCTTTTCCGTGACCAGCTGGATGAGCTTGCGTTTGCTGAGCACGGTATAGGACAGGTTGAGCCGGGCAAATTCGATCTGCTGCGGATGGCCGGGCACCGGCAGGTTGTTAAGCACCCAGTCATAGAGCGGCCGGTTGTTCTCGAATTCCAGCGAGCAGATGGAATGGGTGATGCCTTCCAGGGCGTCGGAAATGCAGTGGGTGTAGTCGTACATGGGATAGATGCACCAGGCGTTGCCCGTGCGGTGGTGCTCCACATGCTTGATGCGGTAGATGACCGGGTCGCGCAGCACCACGTTGGGGCTTTGCATGTCGATTTTCGCCCGCAGCACCTTGGCCCCGTCGGGAAATTCGCCGGCCCGCATCCGCCGGAAGAGGTCGAGGTTTTCGGCCGGGGCGCGGTCCCGGTAGGGGCTGTTTTTGCCGACCTCGGTCAATGTGCCGCGGTAGGCCCGGATTTCCTCCTGGGAGAGGTCGTCGACGTAGGCCAGACCCTTTTCGATGAGCTGCTCGGCAAAGGCGTAGAGCTTCTCGAAATAGTCCGAGG
The Desulfovibrio sp. TomC genome window above contains:
- a CDS encoding glutamine--tRNA ligase/YqeY domain fusion protein; this translates as MPARDAEESAKSAPAPARDFIRQIVDEDNRTGKWGGRVHTRFPPEPNGYLHIGHAKSICLNFGLARDFGGMCNLRFDDTNPAKEEVEYVDAIKDDVRWLGFSWDDRMFYASDYFEKLYAFAEQLIEKGLAYVDDLSQEEIRAYRGTLTEVGKNSPYRDRAPAENLDLFRRMRAGEFPDGAKVLRAKIDMQSPNVVLRDPVIYRIKHVEHHRTGNAWCIYPMYDYTHCISDALEGITHSICSLEFENNRPLYDWVLNNLPVPGHPQQIEFARLNLSYTVLSKRKLIQLVTEKAVSGWDDPRLPTLSGIRRRGYTPEAMRDFCERIGVSKADSQVDMALLEHCLREDLNRRAKRLMAVLRPLKLVIENYPEGKVEDIHFPYHPEDESMGARTVPFTRELYVERDDFMETPAKKWFRLAPGAEVRLRHAYYVTCTAVIKDPATGEVTELRCTHDPATKGGWSDDGRKVKGTIHWVSAAHALPAEVRLYDRLFTKENPSEGKGDFKDSLNPDSLEVIENALIEPALADIAVGENVQFERLGYFCVDRDSTAAKRVFNRSVALKDSWTKGGR